A genomic segment from Salmo trutta chromosome 38, fSalTru1.1, whole genome shotgun sequence encodes:
- the LOC115178818 gene encoding choline transporter-like protein 2 isoform X4 — MAKNKGEARKFDPTFKGPIHNRGCTDVFCCILFILAILGYFAVGILAWSQGDPRKVIYPTDSRGQFCGQAGTPLEKKPLLFYFNILKCASPLTLLEFQCPTTQLCVESCPTKHMTLLKANLNKGEQEYYKQFCKEGVDFSKMSAPEILRDGLCPSMLMSSKPFTRRCLPALSTMKGGVVVIGNETIFDNGEGERVNATDFLDASKKSNVVVEARQVAMRIFEDYTVSWYWILIGLVIAMVVSLIFIVLLRYLAGIMIWVMIVMVILVIGYGIFHCAMEYRNLKGEPGSDVTIRDLGLQTDFSVYLQIRQTWLAFMIILSIVEVVVILLLIFLRKRVLIAIALIKEASRAVGHVMSSLFYPLLTFALLALVIAYWAITAVFLSTSNDQVYKVFNTTECEYSRDTCYPETFNTTNITAQCPDAECLFAFYGGETYYHKYLIMFQFYNVFLFFWCANFVTALGQVTLAGAFASYYWAFKKPDDIPANPICSSLGRALRYHTGSLAFGSLILSLVQVIRVLLEYLDQKLKAAQNRFAKFLLSCLKCCFWCLEKCIKFLNRNAYIMVAIYGKSFCTSARDAFFLLMRNIIRVAVLDKVTDFLLFLGKLLIVGIVGICSFFFFSGRIKAVEQTAPSLNYYWVPILTVVVGSYLIAHGFFSVYAMCVDTLFLCFLEDLERNDGTAERPYFMSQNLLTILKKSNEDQAKTVD; from the exons ATGGCAAAGAATAAAG GTGAAGCACGGAAGTTTGACCCTACCTTCAAAGGGCCCATCCACAACAG GGGCTGCACAGATGTGTTCTGCTGTATTCTCTTCATCTTGGCCATACTGGGATACTTTGCTGTGGGGATCCTGG CCTGGTCTCAGGGGGACCCCAGGAAGGTGATCTACCCGACTGACAGCAGAGGACAGTTCTGTGGCCAGGCCGGGACCCCCCTGGA GAAGAAACCTCTCCTGTTCTACTTCAACATCCTGAAGTGTGCCAGTCCCCTGACCCTGCTGGAGTTCCAGTGCCCCACCACTCAGTTATGTGTGGAAAGCTGTCCTACCAAACACATGACGTTGCTGAAAGCCAACCTGAACAAAGGAGAGCAGGAGTACTACAAGCAGTTCTGCAAGGAAGGAGTGGACTTCTCCAAAATG AGTGCTCCCGAGATCCTGAGGGATGGCCTGTGTCCTTCGATGCTCATGTCCAGCAAACCAT tCACTCGTCGGTGCCTCCCAGCTCTCAGTACCATGAAAGGTGGTGTGGTCGTCATTGGCAACGAGACTATTTTTGacaatggggagggagagagggtgaacgCCACGGATTTTCTGGACGCTTCAAA GAAGTCCAATGTGGTTGTTGAGGCTCGCCAGGTAGCCATGAGGATCTTTGAGGACTACACTGTGTCCTGGTACTGGATACTGAT tggTCTGGTGATTGCCATGGTGGTCAGTCTCATCTTCATCGTCCTCCTGCGCTACCTGGCCGGGATCATGATCTGGGTCATGATCGTCATGGTGATACTGGTCATCGGATATG GGATCTTCCATTGTGCCATGGAGTACCGCAACCTGAAGGGAGAGCCGGGTTCTGACGTCACTATCCGTGATCTGGGACTGCAGACAGACTTCTCTGTTTACCTGCAGATCAGACAGACCTGGCTGGCTTTCA TGATCATCCTGTCCATCGTGGAGGTGGTTGTCATCCTGCTGCTCATCTTCCTCAGGAAGAGAGTCCTCATCGCCATCGCCCTCATCAAGGAGGCCAGCAGGGCTGTTGGCCATGTGATGTCATCACTGTTCTACCCTCTGTTGACCTTTGCCCTGCTGGCCCTGGTCATAGCCTACTGGGCCATCACCGCTGT CTTCCTGTCCACCTCCAATGACCAGGTGTACAAAGTGTTCAACACCACTGAGTGTGAGTACTCCAGAGACACCTGCTATCCCGAG ACGTTCAACACCACCAACATCACAGCCCAGTGCCCGGACGCCGAGTGCCTGTTTGCCTTCTACGGAGGCGAGACCTACTACCATAAATACCTCATCATGTTCCAGTTCTACAACGTGTTCCTCTTCTTCTGGTGTGCTAACTTTGTGACGGCGCTAGGTCAGGTGACCCTGGCTGGGGCCTTCGCATCCTACTACTGGGCCTTCAAGAAGCCTGACGACATCCCAGCCAATCCCATCTGCTCCTCACTTGGCCGAGCCCTCAG ATACCATACAGGCTCCCTGGCCTTCGGCTCCCTCATCCTGTCTCTGGTTCAGGTCATCAGGGTTCTGCTGGAGTACCTGGACCAGAAGCTGAAAG CTGCCCAGAATCGCTTTGCTAAGTTCCTGCTCAGCTGCCTGAAGTGCTGCTTCTGGTGCCTGGAGAAATGCATCAAGTTCCTCAACAGAAACGCCTACATCATG GTGGCAATATATGGTAAAAGCTTCTGTACCTCAGCCAGAGATGCCTTCTTCCTCCTCATGAGAAATATAATCAG GGTGGCTGTCTTGGACAAGGTGACTGACTTCCTATTGTTTTTGGGGAAGCTCCTCATCGTTGGAATTGTGG GAATCtgttctttcttcttcttctctgggaGGATTAAGGCTGTGGAGCAGACTGCCCCCTCTCTCAACTACTACTGGGTTCCCATTCTG ACGGTGGTGGTGGGATCCTACCTGATTGCCCATGGATTCTTCAGTGTGTACGCTATGTGTGTGGACACACTCTTCCTCTGCTTCT TGGAAGACCTGGAACGCAATGACGGAACTGCAGAGAGACCCTACTTCATGTCTCAGAACCTTCTCACCATTCTGAAGAAGTCCAACGAGGATCAGGCCAAGACTGTAGActag
- the LOC115178818 gene encoding choline transporter-like protein 2 isoform X3 has product MELNEKNPTPDSKYGEARKFDPTFKGPIHNRGCTDVFCCILFILAILGYFAVGILAWSQGDPRKVIYPTDSRGQFCGQAGTPLEKKPLLFYFNILKCASPLTLLEFQCPTTQLCVESCPTKHMTLLKANLNKGEQEYYKQFCKEGVDFSKMSAPEILRDGLCPSMLMSSKPFTRRCLPALSTMKGGVVVIGNETIFDNGEGERVNATDFLDASKKSNVVVEARQVAMRIFEDYTVSWYWILIGLVIAMVVSLIFIVLLRYLAGIMIWVMIVMVILVIGYGIFHCAMEYRNLKGEPGSDVTIRDLGLQTDFSVYLQIRQTWLAFMIILSIVEVVVILLLIFLRKRVLIAIALIKEASRAVGHVMSSLFYPLLTFALLALVIAYWAITAVFLSTSNDQVYKVFNTTECEYSRDTCYPETFNTTNITAQCPDAECLFAFYGGETYYHKYLIMFQFYNVFLFFWCANFVTALGQVTLAGAFASYYWAFKKPDDIPANPICSSLGRALRYHTGSLAFGSLILSLVQVIRVLLEYLDQKLKAAQNRFAKFLLSCLKCCFWCLEKCIKFLNRNAYIMVAIYGKSFCTSARDAFFLLMRNIIRVAVLDKVTDFLLFLGKLLIVGIVGICSFFFFSGRIKAVEQTAPSLNYYWVPILTVVVGSYLIAHGFFSVYAMCVDTLFLCFLEDLERNDGTAERPYFMSQNLLTILKKSNEDQAKTVD; this is encoded by the exons GTGAAGCACGGAAGTTTGACCCTACCTTCAAAGGGCCCATCCACAACAG GGGCTGCACAGATGTGTTCTGCTGTATTCTCTTCATCTTGGCCATACTGGGATACTTTGCTGTGGGGATCCTGG CCTGGTCTCAGGGGGACCCCAGGAAGGTGATCTACCCGACTGACAGCAGAGGACAGTTCTGTGGCCAGGCCGGGACCCCCCTGGA GAAGAAACCTCTCCTGTTCTACTTCAACATCCTGAAGTGTGCCAGTCCCCTGACCCTGCTGGAGTTCCAGTGCCCCACCACTCAGTTATGTGTGGAAAGCTGTCCTACCAAACACATGACGTTGCTGAAAGCCAACCTGAACAAAGGAGAGCAGGAGTACTACAAGCAGTTCTGCAAGGAAGGAGTGGACTTCTCCAAAATG AGTGCTCCCGAGATCCTGAGGGATGGCCTGTGTCCTTCGATGCTCATGTCCAGCAAACCAT tCACTCGTCGGTGCCTCCCAGCTCTCAGTACCATGAAAGGTGGTGTGGTCGTCATTGGCAACGAGACTATTTTTGacaatggggagggagagagggtgaacgCCACGGATTTTCTGGACGCTTCAAA GAAGTCCAATGTGGTTGTTGAGGCTCGCCAGGTAGCCATGAGGATCTTTGAGGACTACACTGTGTCCTGGTACTGGATACTGAT tggTCTGGTGATTGCCATGGTGGTCAGTCTCATCTTCATCGTCCTCCTGCGCTACCTGGCCGGGATCATGATCTGGGTCATGATCGTCATGGTGATACTGGTCATCGGATATG GGATCTTCCATTGTGCCATGGAGTACCGCAACCTGAAGGGAGAGCCGGGTTCTGACGTCACTATCCGTGATCTGGGACTGCAGACAGACTTCTCTGTTTACCTGCAGATCAGACAGACCTGGCTGGCTTTCA TGATCATCCTGTCCATCGTGGAGGTGGTTGTCATCCTGCTGCTCATCTTCCTCAGGAAGAGAGTCCTCATCGCCATCGCCCTCATCAAGGAGGCCAGCAGGGCTGTTGGCCATGTGATGTCATCACTGTTCTACCCTCTGTTGACCTTTGCCCTGCTGGCCCTGGTCATAGCCTACTGGGCCATCACCGCTGT CTTCCTGTCCACCTCCAATGACCAGGTGTACAAAGTGTTCAACACCACTGAGTGTGAGTACTCCAGAGACACCTGCTATCCCGAG ACGTTCAACACCACCAACATCACAGCCCAGTGCCCGGACGCCGAGTGCCTGTTTGCCTTCTACGGAGGCGAGACCTACTACCATAAATACCTCATCATGTTCCAGTTCTACAACGTGTTCCTCTTCTTCTGGTGTGCTAACTTTGTGACGGCGCTAGGTCAGGTGACCCTGGCTGGGGCCTTCGCATCCTACTACTGGGCCTTCAAGAAGCCTGACGACATCCCAGCCAATCCCATCTGCTCCTCACTTGGCCGAGCCCTCAG ATACCATACAGGCTCCCTGGCCTTCGGCTCCCTCATCCTGTCTCTGGTTCAGGTCATCAGGGTTCTGCTGGAGTACCTGGACCAGAAGCTGAAAG CTGCCCAGAATCGCTTTGCTAAGTTCCTGCTCAGCTGCCTGAAGTGCTGCTTCTGGTGCCTGGAGAAATGCATCAAGTTCCTCAACAGAAACGCCTACATCATG GTGGCAATATATGGTAAAAGCTTCTGTACCTCAGCCAGAGATGCCTTCTTCCTCCTCATGAGAAATATAATCAG GGTGGCTGTCTTGGACAAGGTGACTGACTTCCTATTGTTTTTGGGGAAGCTCCTCATCGTTGGAATTGTGG GAATCtgttctttcttcttcttctctgggaGGATTAAGGCTGTGGAGCAGACTGCCCCCTCTCTCAACTACTACTGGGTTCCCATTCTG ACGGTGGTGGTGGGATCCTACCTGATTGCCCATGGATTCTTCAGTGTGTACGCTATGTGTGTGGACACACTCTTCCTCTGCTTCT TGGAAGACCTGGAACGCAATGACGGAACTGCAGAGAGACCCTACTTCATGTCTCAGAACCTTCTCACCATTCTGAAGAAGTCCAACGAGGATCAGGCCAAGACTGTAGActag
- the LOC115178818 gene encoding choline transporter-like protein 2 isoform X1, producing MELNEKNPTPDSKYGEARKFDPTFKGPIHNRGCTDVFCCILFILAILGYFAVGILAWSQGDPRKVIYPTDSRGQFCGQAGTPLEKKPLLFYFNILKCASPLTLLEFQCPTTQLCVESCPTKHMTLLKANLNKGEQEYYKQFCKEGVDFSKMSAPEILRDGLCPSMLMSSKPFTRRCLPALSTMKGGVVVIGNETIFDNGEGERVNATDFLDASKKSNVVVEARQVAMRIFEDYTVSWYWILIGLVIAMVVSLIFIVLLRYLAGIMIWVMIVMVILVIGYGIFHCAMEYRNLKGEPGSDVTIRDLGLQTDFSVYLQIRQTWLAFMIILSIVEVVVILLLIFLRKRVLIAIALIKEASRAVGHVMSSLFYPLLTFALLALVIAYWAITAVFLSTSNDQVYKVFNTTECEYSRDTCYPETFNTTNITAQCPDAECLFAFYGGETYYHKYLIMFQFYNVFLFFWCANFVTALGQVTLAGAFASYYWAFKKPDDIPANPICSSLGRALRYHTGSLAFGSLILSLVQVIRVLLEYLDQKLKAAQNRFAKFLLSCLKCCFWCLEKCIKFLNRNAYIMVAIYGKSFCTSARDAFFLLMRNIIRVAVLDKVTDFLLFLGKLLIVGIVGICSFFFFSGRIKAVEQTAPSLNYYWVPILTVVVGSYLIAHGFFSVYAMCVDTLFLCFCEDLERNDGSPERPYFMSPELHEILSKTKMAEEEDNKDGTEQPDADPSEPTQMDEVHLEEEVPLKEQDGEIQLKRQDVFMQANEEEQPLKEKTEAAEVEEPQEEKSEVKEEKEEKGPENKGPEEEEGVEEKGSKEDKPEEKDHQPTEPKKEETEEKKPQEAEPKDPPSTPQE from the exons GTGAAGCACGGAAGTTTGACCCTACCTTCAAAGGGCCCATCCACAACAG GGGCTGCACAGATGTGTTCTGCTGTATTCTCTTCATCTTGGCCATACTGGGATACTTTGCTGTGGGGATCCTGG CCTGGTCTCAGGGGGACCCCAGGAAGGTGATCTACCCGACTGACAGCAGAGGACAGTTCTGTGGCCAGGCCGGGACCCCCCTGGA GAAGAAACCTCTCCTGTTCTACTTCAACATCCTGAAGTGTGCCAGTCCCCTGACCCTGCTGGAGTTCCAGTGCCCCACCACTCAGTTATGTGTGGAAAGCTGTCCTACCAAACACATGACGTTGCTGAAAGCCAACCTGAACAAAGGAGAGCAGGAGTACTACAAGCAGTTCTGCAAGGAAGGAGTGGACTTCTCCAAAATG AGTGCTCCCGAGATCCTGAGGGATGGCCTGTGTCCTTCGATGCTCATGTCCAGCAAACCAT tCACTCGTCGGTGCCTCCCAGCTCTCAGTACCATGAAAGGTGGTGTGGTCGTCATTGGCAACGAGACTATTTTTGacaatggggagggagagagggtgaacgCCACGGATTTTCTGGACGCTTCAAA GAAGTCCAATGTGGTTGTTGAGGCTCGCCAGGTAGCCATGAGGATCTTTGAGGACTACACTGTGTCCTGGTACTGGATACTGAT tggTCTGGTGATTGCCATGGTGGTCAGTCTCATCTTCATCGTCCTCCTGCGCTACCTGGCCGGGATCATGATCTGGGTCATGATCGTCATGGTGATACTGGTCATCGGATATG GGATCTTCCATTGTGCCATGGAGTACCGCAACCTGAAGGGAGAGCCGGGTTCTGACGTCACTATCCGTGATCTGGGACTGCAGACAGACTTCTCTGTTTACCTGCAGATCAGACAGACCTGGCTGGCTTTCA TGATCATCCTGTCCATCGTGGAGGTGGTTGTCATCCTGCTGCTCATCTTCCTCAGGAAGAGAGTCCTCATCGCCATCGCCCTCATCAAGGAGGCCAGCAGGGCTGTTGGCCATGTGATGTCATCACTGTTCTACCCTCTGTTGACCTTTGCCCTGCTGGCCCTGGTCATAGCCTACTGGGCCATCACCGCTGT CTTCCTGTCCACCTCCAATGACCAGGTGTACAAAGTGTTCAACACCACTGAGTGTGAGTACTCCAGAGACACCTGCTATCCCGAG ACGTTCAACACCACCAACATCACAGCCCAGTGCCCGGACGCCGAGTGCCTGTTTGCCTTCTACGGAGGCGAGACCTACTACCATAAATACCTCATCATGTTCCAGTTCTACAACGTGTTCCTCTTCTTCTGGTGTGCTAACTTTGTGACGGCGCTAGGTCAGGTGACCCTGGCTGGGGCCTTCGCATCCTACTACTGGGCCTTCAAGAAGCCTGACGACATCCCAGCCAATCCCATCTGCTCCTCACTTGGCCGAGCCCTCAG ATACCATACAGGCTCCCTGGCCTTCGGCTCCCTCATCCTGTCTCTGGTTCAGGTCATCAGGGTTCTGCTGGAGTACCTGGACCAGAAGCTGAAAG CTGCCCAGAATCGCTTTGCTAAGTTCCTGCTCAGCTGCCTGAAGTGCTGCTTCTGGTGCCTGGAGAAATGCATCAAGTTCCTCAACAGAAACGCCTACATCATG GTGGCAATATATGGTAAAAGCTTCTGTACCTCAGCCAGAGATGCCTTCTTCCTCCTCATGAGAAATATAATCAG GGTGGCTGTCTTGGACAAGGTGACTGACTTCCTATTGTTTTTGGGGAAGCTCCTCATCGTTGGAATTGTGG GAATCtgttctttcttcttcttctctgggaGGATTAAGGCTGTGGAGCAGACTGCCCCCTCTCTCAACTACTACTGGGTTCCCATTCTG ACGGTGGTGGTGGGATCCTACCTGATTGCCCATGGATTCTTCAGTGTGTACGCTATGTGTGTGGACACACTCTTCCTCTGCTTCT GCGAAGACCTGGAGAGAAACGACGGCTCTCCAGAAAGGCCGTACTTCATGTCTCCGGAGCTTCACGAGATTCTCTCCAAAACTAAAATGGCGGAGGAAGAGGACAACAAAGATGGTACGGAACAGCCAGACGCTGACCCAAGTGAACCTACACAGATGGACGAAGTTCACCTGGAGGAGGAAGTACCGCTGAAAGAACAAGATGGAGAGATACAACTGAAACGCCAAGATGTGTTCATGCAGGCCAACGAAGAGGAGCAACCTCTGAAGGAGAAGACCGAAGCAGCGGAAGTGGAAGAACCACAAGAGGAGAAATCTGAagtgaaggaggagaaggaagagaaggGACCAGAAAATAAGGGaccagaagaggaggaaggagtggAAGAAAAGGGATCAAAGGAGGACAAGCCTGAAGAGAAGGATCACCAGCCGACAGAACCTAAAAAGGAAGAGACGGAGGAAAAGAAACCTCAAGAGGCGGAGCCTAAAGACCCTCCTTCTACACCCCAGGAGTAG
- the LOC115178818 gene encoding choline transporter-like protein 2 isoform X2 — MAKNKGEARKFDPTFKGPIHNRGCTDVFCCILFILAILGYFAVGILAWSQGDPRKVIYPTDSRGQFCGQAGTPLEKKPLLFYFNILKCASPLTLLEFQCPTTQLCVESCPTKHMTLLKANLNKGEQEYYKQFCKEGVDFSKMSAPEILRDGLCPSMLMSSKPFTRRCLPALSTMKGGVVVIGNETIFDNGEGERVNATDFLDASKKSNVVVEARQVAMRIFEDYTVSWYWILIGLVIAMVVSLIFIVLLRYLAGIMIWVMIVMVILVIGYGIFHCAMEYRNLKGEPGSDVTIRDLGLQTDFSVYLQIRQTWLAFMIILSIVEVVVILLLIFLRKRVLIAIALIKEASRAVGHVMSSLFYPLLTFALLALVIAYWAITAVFLSTSNDQVYKVFNTTECEYSRDTCYPETFNTTNITAQCPDAECLFAFYGGETYYHKYLIMFQFYNVFLFFWCANFVTALGQVTLAGAFASYYWAFKKPDDIPANPICSSLGRALRYHTGSLAFGSLILSLVQVIRVLLEYLDQKLKAAQNRFAKFLLSCLKCCFWCLEKCIKFLNRNAYIMVAIYGKSFCTSARDAFFLLMRNIIRVAVLDKVTDFLLFLGKLLIVGIVGICSFFFFSGRIKAVEQTAPSLNYYWVPILTVVVGSYLIAHGFFSVYAMCVDTLFLCFCEDLERNDGSPERPYFMSPELHEILSKTKMAEEEDNKDGTEQPDADPSEPTQMDEVHLEEEVPLKEQDGEIQLKRQDVFMQANEEEQPLKEKTEAAEVEEPQEEKSEVKEEKEEKGPENKGPEEEEGVEEKGSKEDKPEEKDHQPTEPKKEETEEKKPQEAEPKDPPSTPQE; from the exons ATGGCAAAGAATAAAG GTGAAGCACGGAAGTTTGACCCTACCTTCAAAGGGCCCATCCACAACAG GGGCTGCACAGATGTGTTCTGCTGTATTCTCTTCATCTTGGCCATACTGGGATACTTTGCTGTGGGGATCCTGG CCTGGTCTCAGGGGGACCCCAGGAAGGTGATCTACCCGACTGACAGCAGAGGACAGTTCTGTGGCCAGGCCGGGACCCCCCTGGA GAAGAAACCTCTCCTGTTCTACTTCAACATCCTGAAGTGTGCCAGTCCCCTGACCCTGCTGGAGTTCCAGTGCCCCACCACTCAGTTATGTGTGGAAAGCTGTCCTACCAAACACATGACGTTGCTGAAAGCCAACCTGAACAAAGGAGAGCAGGAGTACTACAAGCAGTTCTGCAAGGAAGGAGTGGACTTCTCCAAAATG AGTGCTCCCGAGATCCTGAGGGATGGCCTGTGTCCTTCGATGCTCATGTCCAGCAAACCAT tCACTCGTCGGTGCCTCCCAGCTCTCAGTACCATGAAAGGTGGTGTGGTCGTCATTGGCAACGAGACTATTTTTGacaatggggagggagagagggtgaacgCCACGGATTTTCTGGACGCTTCAAA GAAGTCCAATGTGGTTGTTGAGGCTCGCCAGGTAGCCATGAGGATCTTTGAGGACTACACTGTGTCCTGGTACTGGATACTGAT tggTCTGGTGATTGCCATGGTGGTCAGTCTCATCTTCATCGTCCTCCTGCGCTACCTGGCCGGGATCATGATCTGGGTCATGATCGTCATGGTGATACTGGTCATCGGATATG GGATCTTCCATTGTGCCATGGAGTACCGCAACCTGAAGGGAGAGCCGGGTTCTGACGTCACTATCCGTGATCTGGGACTGCAGACAGACTTCTCTGTTTACCTGCAGATCAGACAGACCTGGCTGGCTTTCA TGATCATCCTGTCCATCGTGGAGGTGGTTGTCATCCTGCTGCTCATCTTCCTCAGGAAGAGAGTCCTCATCGCCATCGCCCTCATCAAGGAGGCCAGCAGGGCTGTTGGCCATGTGATGTCATCACTGTTCTACCCTCTGTTGACCTTTGCCCTGCTGGCCCTGGTCATAGCCTACTGGGCCATCACCGCTGT CTTCCTGTCCACCTCCAATGACCAGGTGTACAAAGTGTTCAACACCACTGAGTGTGAGTACTCCAGAGACACCTGCTATCCCGAG ACGTTCAACACCACCAACATCACAGCCCAGTGCCCGGACGCCGAGTGCCTGTTTGCCTTCTACGGAGGCGAGACCTACTACCATAAATACCTCATCATGTTCCAGTTCTACAACGTGTTCCTCTTCTTCTGGTGTGCTAACTTTGTGACGGCGCTAGGTCAGGTGACCCTGGCTGGGGCCTTCGCATCCTACTACTGGGCCTTCAAGAAGCCTGACGACATCCCAGCCAATCCCATCTGCTCCTCACTTGGCCGAGCCCTCAG ATACCATACAGGCTCCCTGGCCTTCGGCTCCCTCATCCTGTCTCTGGTTCAGGTCATCAGGGTTCTGCTGGAGTACCTGGACCAGAAGCTGAAAG CTGCCCAGAATCGCTTTGCTAAGTTCCTGCTCAGCTGCCTGAAGTGCTGCTTCTGGTGCCTGGAGAAATGCATCAAGTTCCTCAACAGAAACGCCTACATCATG GTGGCAATATATGGTAAAAGCTTCTGTACCTCAGCCAGAGATGCCTTCTTCCTCCTCATGAGAAATATAATCAG GGTGGCTGTCTTGGACAAGGTGACTGACTTCCTATTGTTTTTGGGGAAGCTCCTCATCGTTGGAATTGTGG GAATCtgttctttcttcttcttctctgggaGGATTAAGGCTGTGGAGCAGACTGCCCCCTCTCTCAACTACTACTGGGTTCCCATTCTG ACGGTGGTGGTGGGATCCTACCTGATTGCCCATGGATTCTTCAGTGTGTACGCTATGTGTGTGGACACACTCTTCCTCTGCTTCT GCGAAGACCTGGAGAGAAACGACGGCTCTCCAGAAAGGCCGTACTTCATGTCTCCGGAGCTTCACGAGATTCTCTCCAAAACTAAAATGGCGGAGGAAGAGGACAACAAAGATGGTACGGAACAGCCAGACGCTGACCCAAGTGAACCTACACAGATGGACGAAGTTCACCTGGAGGAGGAAGTACCGCTGAAAGAACAAGATGGAGAGATACAACTGAAACGCCAAGATGTGTTCATGCAGGCCAACGAAGAGGAGCAACCTCTGAAGGAGAAGACCGAAGCAGCGGAAGTGGAAGAACCACAAGAGGAGAAATCTGAagtgaaggaggagaaggaagagaaggGACCAGAAAATAAGGGaccagaagaggaggaaggagtggAAGAAAAGGGATCAAAGGAGGACAAGCCTGAAGAGAAGGATCACCAGCCGACAGAACCTAAAAAGGAAGAGACGGAGGAAAAGAAACCTCAAGAGGCGGAGCCTAAAGACCCTCCTTCTACACCCCAGGAGTAG